The Verrucomicrobium spinosum DSM 4136 = JCM 18804 genome includes a region encoding these proteins:
- a CDS encoding ABC transporter ATP-binding protein: MNSFGDHPVRLERLVKIYAQGLRQIHALQQVDLTVKSGEFVAIMGASGSGKSTLLHAIAGLTDVNEGKVIVAGQDLAAFSDAALTRFRRKQVGMVFQAFNLIPSLTAEENIQLPAMELPDVKQRAEAIMTRMGLLDRRHHRPDALSGGEQQRVAIGRALMMEPAILLADEPTGSLDSRTGQELCQVLSDLVTREGRTTVMVTHEPRVAMWADRVVVFKDGRCLSEFPVTPGAGAEAVALAYEHALQSAV; encoded by the coding sequence ATGAACTCATTCGGTGATCATCCCGTCAGGCTGGAACGCCTGGTCAAAATCTATGCCCAGGGCCTGCGACAGATCCATGCGCTCCAGCAGGTCGATCTCACGGTAAAGTCCGGTGAGTTCGTCGCCATCATGGGAGCTTCTGGCTCGGGCAAGAGCACGCTCCTGCATGCCATTGCCGGCTTGACGGATGTGAATGAGGGCAAAGTGATCGTGGCGGGCCAGGACCTCGCCGCCTTCTCAGACGCAGCATTGACCCGATTTCGACGGAAACAGGTGGGCATGGTGTTTCAAGCCTTTAACCTGATCCCCAGCCTTACGGCGGAGGAGAACATCCAGCTCCCTGCCATGGAGCTGCCGGATGTGAAACAGCGGGCGGAGGCGATCATGACGCGCATGGGTCTGCTGGACCGCCGGCACCACCGGCCCGATGCCCTCTCCGGAGGGGAGCAGCAACGCGTGGCCATTGGCCGGGCTCTCATGATGGAGCCCGCCATACTGCTGGCAGATGAGCCCACGGGAAGTCTCGACTCCCGCACCGGGCAGGAGCTTTGCCAGGTGCTGAGTGACCTCGTGACACGAGAGGGGCGCACCACGGTGATGGTGACCCATGAGCCCCGTGTGGCGATGTGGGCGGACCGGGTGGTGGTGTTCAAGGACGGCCGGTGCCTCTCGGAGTTTCCTGTAACCCCCGGGGCTGGGGCGGAAGCGGTCGCCCTGGCTTATGAACACGCGCTGCAATCAGCTGTATGA
- a CDS encoding MBL fold metallo-hydrolase yields the protein MLSLTVLGSGSSGNCAVLRTERTCLLVDAGLSARRITQRLEQVGLSVGQLDGILLTHEHGDHTAGLEVLCRKHEVPLFCTPLTQETLMSSFEKARPRWRIMQTGAAFQFQDLRIECFPVPHDAVDPVGFLIQDEDSRLGVLSDVGFITNLIRDRLKGVHTLFMEANYDGPLLEADTKRPWATKQRISGRHGHLSNEQAAELVQHLAHEHLQHVILGHLSEDCNCPNVARQKITAALHSAGVTSAQVHCANRHEPLPWLEVARRTHAVLAPPVAAPFPEVAPVEEALEPAPTPPPAPAPTPVPIPSVPVPLREEEDSGYQVMEQLGLWSSMRAAG from the coding sequence ATGCTTTCCCTCACGGTGCTCGGCAGCGGCAGTTCAGGCAATTGTGCAGTGCTCCGCACAGAGCGCACCTGCCTGCTCGTGGATGCCGGGCTGAGCGCGCGCCGCATCACTCAGCGGCTGGAACAGGTGGGCTTGAGCGTCGGCCAGCTCGATGGCATTCTGCTCACTCACGAGCATGGCGACCACACTGCCGGGCTGGAGGTCCTTTGTCGGAAACATGAGGTACCCCTCTTCTGCACCCCGCTCACCCAGGAAACCCTGATGAGCAGCTTTGAGAAAGCCAGGCCCCGGTGGCGGATCATGCAAACCGGCGCGGCCTTCCAGTTTCAAGATCTCCGCATCGAGTGTTTCCCGGTCCCGCACGATGCGGTCGATCCTGTCGGCTTCCTCATTCAGGATGAAGATTCCCGCCTGGGAGTGCTCAGCGATGTGGGCTTCATCACCAACCTCATCCGTGACCGGTTGAAGGGGGTGCACACCCTCTTCATGGAGGCCAACTACGATGGCCCTCTGCTGGAAGCTGATACCAAACGCCCTTGGGCTACGAAACAGCGCATCAGCGGCCGGCACGGCCACCTTTCCAATGAACAGGCCGCCGAGCTCGTGCAGCATCTCGCGCACGAGCATCTCCAGCACGTGATCCTGGGTCACCTCAGCGAAGACTGCAACTGCCCCAACGTGGCCCGCCAGAAGATCACCGCAGCATTGCACTCCGCCGGAGTCACCTCAGCCCAGGTGCATTGCGCGAACCGCCACGAGCCCCTCCCCTGGCTGGAGGTCGCCCGACGGACCCATGCCGTCCTGGCCCCACCGGTCGCAGCCCCGTTCCCAGAAGTCGCTCCAGTAGAGGAGGCACTGGAACCAGCGCCAACCCCACCCCCTGCCCCCGCTCCGACACCTGTCCCCATCCCTTCCGTGCCCGTGCCACTGCGTGAGGAGGAAGACTCGGGGTACCAAGTCATGGAACAGCTCGGTCTCTGGTCGTCCATGCGAGCGGCGGGATGA
- a CDS encoding MATE family efflux transporter: MTPEKNPALNGAVLPTFFYYAVPSMVGLIALTTTSLVDGIFVGNYVGADALAAVTLLVPLLTVLYALALMFAIGGSVGAGTHMGAKDPGTASSVFSQTLIATVATTTLFTLASIVFEPWLFRLLNIPTELVPMVGEYFGILRWTLIIQLTTMVLYYFVRADGHPILATISLLVGSLGNIGLDVFFVCQWGWGLAGAAWSTAIAQVAQAAVLCIYFFSRRRTLHFIWRQTRWSHLFKACYNGVSEFINEISAGIIIWLLNFLLIGRLGVDGVAAFSVVSYYIYLSLMLTYGVADALHLLVSQNFGAGNHQRIRQFLSTALIGSSGIGLSLAVSLLLFGDQLTGWFLSGEDAAIVEEASRLAFAIWPLFLVNGVNVILSCYLTAIHRPTPSAIVAILRGLILPACFLLGLAHLFDQAALRDSSSQWSFLWALPLAEWITFAVAIAFCYRHRPDRFEPAFPIQPVED, translated from the coding sequence ATGACTCCCGAGAAAAATCCCGCGCTGAACGGCGCGGTGCTGCCCACCTTCTTTTACTACGCGGTCCCGTCCATGGTGGGGTTGATCGCGCTCACCACGACGAGCCTCGTTGATGGCATCTTCGTGGGAAACTATGTCGGTGCAGACGCTCTCGCCGCGGTCACCCTCCTCGTCCCGCTCCTCACTGTGCTCTACGCCCTCGCGCTGATGTTTGCTATCGGTGGATCGGTGGGCGCGGGCACGCACATGGGTGCGAAGGATCCAGGCACGGCATCCTCGGTCTTTAGCCAGACCCTCATCGCCACGGTCGCTACCACGACTCTCTTCACCCTCGCGAGCATTGTCTTCGAGCCCTGGCTGTTCCGGCTGCTCAATATCCCGACCGAGTTGGTGCCCATGGTCGGCGAATATTTCGGCATCCTGCGCTGGACCCTCATCATCCAGCTCACGACGATGGTTCTCTACTACTTCGTGCGGGCCGACGGCCATCCGATTCTTGCCACGATCTCGCTTCTCGTCGGCTCGCTGGGGAACATTGGTCTCGACGTGTTCTTCGTCTGCCAATGGGGGTGGGGCCTCGCCGGTGCCGCGTGGTCCACCGCCATCGCCCAGGTGGCGCAGGCCGCGGTGCTCTGCATCTACTTCTTCAGCCGGAGGCGGACGCTGCATTTCATCTGGCGGCAGACCCGTTGGTCCCATCTTTTCAAGGCCTGCTACAACGGGGTGTCAGAATTCATCAACGAGATCTCCGCTGGCATCATCATCTGGCTGCTGAACTTCCTCCTCATCGGCCGCCTGGGCGTGGACGGCGTCGCCGCTTTCAGCGTCGTGAGTTATTACATCTACCTCAGCTTGATGCTGACCTACGGGGTAGCTGACGCCCTCCATCTCCTTGTCAGTCAGAACTTCGGCGCGGGGAACCACCAGCGCATCCGGCAGTTCCTCTCCACTGCGCTCATTGGATCGAGTGGCATCGGCCTCAGTCTCGCCGTCTCTCTGCTGCTTTTCGGCGACCAGCTCACCGGTTGGTTCCTGAGCGGTGAGGATGCCGCCATCGTCGAAGAGGCAAGCCGCCTTGCCTTTGCCATCTGGCCGCTCTTCCTCGTCAACGGCGTCAACGTCATTCTGAGTTGCTACCTCACCGCCATCCACAGGCCAACCCCATCGGCCATCGTGGCGATTCTGCGCGGTCTCATCCTGCCTGCCTGCTTCCTCCTTGGCCTCGCCCACCTTTTCGACCAGGCAGCCCTCCGGGACAGCTCTTCACAATGGTCCTTCCTCTGGGCTTTACCGCTCGCCGAATGGATCACCTTCGCCGTCGCCATCGCCTTTTGCTACCGCCATCGCCCCGACCGATTCGAACCTGCATTCCCGATTCAACCCGTCGAGGACTGA
- a CDS encoding IucA/IucC family protein: MQLTAADASLQAFCNCYLREVNEGFWHEPGHFFAHFGLAAGTGVRDVVELSLPQVRTTLALFIRYRSLVGRHTIAEVHERSAGASAWQKLDALTAQLRLIDEIYAKHPGSPQRLELLSRVVESHQVMERYLAHRRARRDLGNPERETSFIESEQAVVTGHWLHPTPKSRQGMHAWQHPVYTPELHGRFRLQFFAARHELVIQDSLLDMSAETLSFEIACHGLDETARQRLADLAASGYALLPVHPLQAHWLHHQPHVRELLAAKSLIALGELGPCFTPTSSVRTVYSEDLDWMLKLSIPVKLTNSLRLNLKSELGDSVWITQLLRECRVEDEFPGFFVLEDPAYLGLDLPGIEETGFEAIFRANPFRDSTRHPAVHSIAALTEDPLTDADHSRLFDLVWRLAERRSISLSEAAQRWFDAYWIVAIAPVLGVYDQHGIALEAHQQNVVIGFAGDGIPEASYYRDIQGIALAESHRGTLVALVPELADLPKVFEPDDIVRNGLGYYLVFNHLFAIVHRFGADGLIDEQVLLSHIEAKLDAVRAAMEGPGAALIDILLQSDSLPCKANLLTRIEDRDEIESECELAVYVPIANPLERGFGDGVKGADYNTAGKNRIERLATQKNYGQHGIPVTTDIVPSADHDEIELFPAVQKLLEGEIIK; the protein is encoded by the coding sequence ATGCAACTCACCGCTGCCGACGCCTCGCTCCAGGCTTTTTGCAACTGTTACCTCCGCGAAGTCAACGAAGGGTTCTGGCACGAGCCCGGACATTTCTTCGCCCACTTCGGCCTCGCCGCCGGGACCGGGGTCCGCGATGTCGTGGAGCTTTCACTTCCGCAGGTCCGCACGACCCTCGCCCTCTTCATTCGCTACCGATCCCTGGTGGGACGTCATACAATCGCCGAAGTCCACGAACGCTCCGCCGGTGCATCAGCCTGGCAGAAGCTCGATGCACTGACGGCTCAGCTCCGGCTCATCGACGAAATCTACGCGAAACATCCCGGCAGCCCACAACGCCTCGAACTGCTGTCGCGGGTTGTCGAGAGCCATCAGGTGATGGAGCGCTATCTCGCCCACCGCCGCGCGAGGAGGGATCTAGGAAATCCAGAACGCGAGACCTCGTTCATCGAATCCGAACAGGCCGTCGTCACGGGCCACTGGCTCCATCCCACGCCCAAGTCGCGCCAGGGCATGCACGCCTGGCAGCACCCCGTTTACACTCCCGAGCTCCACGGGCGGTTCCGGCTGCAATTCTTCGCTGCCCGCCACGAGCTTGTCATCCAGGATTCCCTCCTGGACATGTCTGCTGAGACCCTAAGCTTTGAGATCGCGTGCCACGGACTCGACGAAACCGCTCGCCAACGTCTCGCCGATCTCGCTGCCTCTGGCTACGCTCTGCTGCCCGTCCATCCGCTGCAGGCCCACTGGCTTCATCACCAGCCTCACGTGCGGGAACTCCTGGCCGCAAAGTCGCTGATCGCCCTCGGCGAGCTGGGGCCCTGTTTCACCCCCACATCCTCGGTGCGCACTGTTTATTCGGAAGATCTCGACTGGATGCTCAAACTCTCCATTCCGGTGAAACTCACGAACTCCCTCCGGCTCAATCTCAAGAGCGAGCTCGGCGACAGTGTCTGGATCACCCAACTCCTGCGAGAATGTCGCGTGGAGGACGAGTTTCCCGGCTTCTTCGTCCTTGAAGACCCCGCCTATCTGGGCCTCGACCTGCCTGGGATCGAGGAAACAGGATTTGAGGCCATTTTTCGCGCCAATCCCTTTCGCGACTCAACTCGTCACCCAGCCGTCCACTCCATTGCCGCCCTCACCGAGGATCCTCTTACTGACGCGGACCACTCACGTCTCTTCGACCTTGTGTGGCGTCTGGCTGAGCGGCGCAGCATCTCCCTGTCCGAAGCCGCGCAACGCTGGTTCGATGCCTACTGGATCGTGGCCATCGCCCCCGTCCTCGGTGTGTATGACCAGCACGGCATCGCCCTTGAGGCGCACCAGCAGAATGTCGTCATCGGCTTTGCTGGCGACGGAATACCCGAGGCCTCCTACTACCGCGACATTCAGGGCATCGCCCTGGCCGAAAGTCATCGCGGGACCCTCGTCGCACTTGTGCCTGAGCTTGCCGACCTTCCAAAAGTATTCGAGCCCGATGACATCGTTCGCAACGGTCTCGGCTATTATCTTGTCTTCAACCACCTCTTCGCCATCGTCCATCGCTTCGGCGCTGATGGATTGATTGACGAGCAGGTCCTCCTTAGCCACATCGAAGCCAAACTCGACGCTGTACGCGCCGCCATGGAAGGCCCCGGTGCCGCCCTCATCGACATCCTTCTGCAAAGCGACTCCCTGCCTTGCAAGGCGAACCTCCTCACCCGCATTGAGGACCGCGACGAAATCGAGTCCGAATGCGAACTCGCCGTTTATGTACCGATTGCCAATCCGCTGGAGCGAGGATTCGGAGATGGCGTGAAAGGAGCCGATTACAACACGGCAGGGAAGAACCGCATCGAGCGTCTCGCCACCCAGAAAAACTATGGGCAGCACGGCATCCCGGTCACCACGGACATCGTCCCCAGTGCGGACCACGACGAAATAGAACTTTTCCCCGCGGTCCAGAAGTTGCTCGAAGGCGAGATCATCAAATGA
- a CDS encoding flavin-containing monooxygenase, with protein MRVCVVGAGPCGLTTVKQLRDEGHEVVCYDKNSGVGGIWLRDGDDGTKTKAFDHLKLTISMRLMAFSDFPFKGGRKFYSRQEYFDYLTEYATRFNLLGCIRSDTEVTDVRKTSQGYVVTSCCRGVEVSENFDAVAMCSGPFKTPQRQFPELAGFTGEIVHSAGYRNAERFRGKRVLIVGLAESGADIVREISETASKTTLAIRSYTFLLARIVDDHRSTDSRTVRAHHHEMYDRATKRPVPYKTFWGSSRLAKTAFGAMSVGLGLISSLGGIVQALRERIKPRTYADVNLLGEPMVPYKMDVGCEEEKENWDLIKKWNEKSHPEGSWSPRGIFCKNVSFIPSIVNGKVVVNDTGLARAEGNTVHFKDGVHAEYDAVVLCTGYERDLTLGDLSIEDGNVRNLYRHFLHPGHDGRVAFIGFLRPFSGGIPICAEMQARYFARVLSGKLQPPPNLAEVIAEEKSWEEYWTGLSPRHTESHPSQVLYLDALAREIGCLLPLRMLFLNPKLFIQVWFGSFNPSAYRIVGPHSFREAALADLYSEPVEDRGNMCYHMSVLRMMPTSVHPKHMMP; from the coding sequence ATGAGAGTTTGTGTTGTTGGAGCAGGTCCGTGTGGACTGACTACGGTCAAACAGTTGCGCGATGAGGGACACGAGGTCGTCTGCTACGACAAGAACTCCGGCGTCGGCGGGATCTGGCTCCGTGACGGGGACGACGGCACGAAGACGAAGGCGTTCGACCACCTGAAGCTGACCATCTCCATGCGGTTGATGGCCTTCTCAGATTTTCCCTTCAAGGGTGGCCGCAAATTCTATTCCCGGCAGGAGTACTTCGACTACCTGACCGAGTACGCCACCCGCTTCAACCTTTTGGGCTGCATTCGCTCCGACACGGAGGTTACCGATGTCAGGAAGACCAGTCAGGGTTATGTCGTCACATCCTGCTGCCGCGGAGTCGAGGTCAGTGAGAACTTCGACGCGGTGGCGATGTGCTCCGGCCCTTTCAAGACGCCCCAACGTCAGTTCCCCGAGCTGGCCGGCTTCACCGGCGAGATCGTGCATTCCGCGGGGTATCGCAACGCCGAGCGCTTCCGCGGCAAGCGCGTGCTGATCGTCGGCCTGGCTGAGTCCGGGGCCGACATTGTGCGGGAGATCAGCGAGACCGCCTCCAAGACCACCCTGGCCATTCGCTCCTACACTTTCCTGCTGGCGCGGATCGTGGATGACCACCGTAGCACCGACAGCCGCACCGTGCGGGCGCACCATCACGAGATGTACGATCGCGCCACCAAGCGCCCCGTGCCTTACAAAACGTTCTGGGGCAGCAGTCGGCTGGCCAAGACGGCATTCGGTGCCATGTCAGTCGGCCTGGGGCTGATTTCGTCCCTTGGTGGCATCGTGCAGGCCCTGCGTGAGCGGATCAAGCCGCGGACCTACGCAGACGTCAACCTGCTCGGCGAGCCCATGGTGCCCTACAAGATGGACGTGGGCTGCGAGGAGGAGAAGGAAAACTGGGACTTGATCAAAAAGTGGAACGAGAAGTCCCACCCGGAAGGCAGCTGGAGCCCTCGCGGCATCTTCTGCAAGAACGTCAGCTTCATCCCGAGCATAGTGAACGGCAAAGTGGTGGTGAACGACACCGGGCTGGCACGTGCCGAGGGCAACACCGTCCACTTCAAAGATGGTGTGCACGCCGAGTACGACGCGGTGGTGCTTTGCACCGGCTACGAGCGCGATCTGACGCTGGGGGATCTGAGCATCGAAGACGGCAACGTCCGCAACCTCTACCGGCACTTTCTGCATCCCGGTCACGATGGCAGGGTCGCCTTCATCGGCTTCCTGCGTCCCTTCTCCGGCGGTATCCCGATCTGCGCGGAGATGCAGGCCCGTTACTTCGCACGGGTGCTCAGCGGGAAGTTGCAGCCGCCTCCCAACCTCGCCGAGGTCATCGCCGAGGAGAAGAGCTGGGAGGAGTACTGGACCGGGCTGAGCCCCCGGCACACCGAATCCCACCCCTCCCAGGTTCTATACCTTGACGCTCTCGCGCGGGAGATCGGCTGCCTCCTGCCGCTTCGCATGTTGTTCCTCAACCCGAAGCTGTTCATCCAGGTCTGGTTCGGCAGCTTCAACCCCTCAGCCTACCGCATCGTGGGGCCGCACAGCTTCCGCGAGGCCGCCCTGGCCGACCTGTACTCCGAGCCCGTCGAGGACCGTGGCAACATGTGCTACCACATGTCAGTGCTGCGGATGATGCCCACGTCGGTGCACCCGAAACATATGATGCCCTAG
- a CDS encoding FtsX-like permease family protein: MKTLLRLSWAHVREHPLRLTLTSLATAAAAAMVIWVVSGYDALLKTFDEYANLALGRYELSVAPISHFSQVAPGVIPAPAQKDVPVESVALLRADPAVRVVDPMWAAQTTVDRAEPSGAAGRRGELPGTVVGTDAEAPPFELVDGRWIRLADGAEAEGVLSLAAAEAAGVRVGDELVVGSGKRRQRLRVVGLVRSPDVSGWSASVAKTQTMTPAVGGVFVSTNLLERATGEARRISFIGVGLREGADLTRFRFQWSPRLSALATPCQFQEAHDIEEALDESASAENLEFQGHMAAVVAMLAAFFIILSTLNMGVTERIRQLAILRAVALTRMQTALLVVLEALLLGAVGYVVGCTSGWLLMKLAVARAPDLLEDGAVVGSFSLMLAAVCAFGGALLASFWPTWRAMRVRPLDVMGKLAEPPSGGLRPGWLALGLVLLTVYPLVARVLPHGDEAPFVAYLVVGQCCLAAGVVLCSPALVHLVDRGLSPLLARALGIPPRLLLSQISSNLSRTLATSVALSVGLGLLIGIHVWGHTMLGGFLPGRWAPDAMIAFRPGGIDPAAAAQMSSWKGITEALPVVVEQPRLKEDLTHSAVRATVVRQDSVVIVGVDAQRAFGGSSPLFKFQWVQGHAEQAVALLRQGRGCIVPDHFLRESGLKLGDSFELVPPERPGQPVAYVIAATVKMPGWHWQTKPTGMRTRTHRAAALVFADYATVAQDFQFQAVPYVWLNWDLDQTRREAVEEAARRLLEISSGKPAVVGDPTAGSEQPYIKLHSIEDIRDIVNAHSRQWLWVLSRLPVVVLLITSVGVFNTLLASVHARRWDFGILRSVGYTRSLLVRLVVAEGVLIGVVAGGLSLVFGTLSGWCGAGMSRYISFFGGMNTDLVVPWPEVLSSLAAVLLLSSLAALWPAISIGRTKPLHLLQQGRGGF; encoded by the coding sequence ATGAAGACGCTTCTAAGGCTGTCCTGGGCCCATGTGCGGGAACATCCCCTGCGCCTCACCCTCACCTCGCTGGCCACTGCGGCGGCCGCGGCCATGGTGATCTGGGTGGTGAGCGGCTATGATGCGCTGCTCAAGACGTTCGATGAGTACGCGAACCTCGCGCTCGGCCGCTATGAGCTCTCCGTGGCCCCCATCAGCCACTTCAGCCAGGTGGCACCCGGCGTCATCCCGGCTCCCGCGCAGAAGGACGTGCCGGTGGAGTCCGTGGCGCTGTTGCGCGCCGATCCCGCGGTGCGGGTGGTGGATCCCATGTGGGCTGCGCAGACCACCGTGGACCGGGCGGAGCCTTCCGGCGCCGCAGGTCGGCGCGGTGAGCTGCCGGGCACGGTGGTGGGAACGGATGCGGAAGCTCCGCCCTTTGAGCTGGTGGACGGCCGGTGGATACGATTGGCCGACGGAGCGGAGGCCGAGGGCGTACTGAGCCTCGCCGCAGCGGAGGCTGCGGGAGTGCGGGTGGGGGATGAGCTGGTCGTCGGTTCAGGGAAACGACGGCAGCGTCTCCGTGTCGTGGGGCTGGTCCGCAGCCCGGACGTGTCCGGCTGGAGTGCCTCCGTGGCGAAGACGCAGACGATGACCCCCGCAGTGGGAGGGGTGTTTGTCTCCACGAACCTGTTGGAACGGGCCACAGGTGAGGCCCGCCGCATCAGTTTCATAGGGGTGGGTTTGAGAGAGGGAGCCGACCTCACCCGGTTCCGCTTCCAGTGGTCTCCCCGGCTGAGTGCTCTGGCCACGCCTTGCCAGTTCCAGGAGGCCCATGACATCGAGGAGGCGCTGGATGAAAGCGCCTCTGCGGAGAATCTCGAATTCCAAGGGCACATGGCCGCAGTCGTCGCCATGCTGGCCGCGTTCTTCATCATCCTGAGCACGCTGAACATGGGGGTGACGGAACGCATCCGGCAGCTCGCCATCCTGCGAGCGGTGGCGCTCACCCGGATGCAGACGGCCCTGCTGGTGGTGCTGGAGGCGCTGTTGCTCGGGGCGGTGGGTTACGTGGTCGGTTGCACCAGCGGCTGGCTTCTCATGAAGCTGGCGGTGGCCAGGGCTCCTGACCTGCTGGAAGACGGGGCGGTGGTGGGCTCGTTCAGTCTGATGCTCGCTGCGGTGTGTGCCTTTGGCGGGGCGTTGCTGGCCTCTTTCTGGCCGACGTGGCGGGCCATGCGGGTGCGCCCGCTGGATGTGATGGGCAAGCTCGCTGAGCCGCCTTCTGGAGGGCTCCGGCCCGGCTGGCTGGCACTGGGACTGGTCCTGCTCACGGTGTATCCCCTGGTGGCCCGCGTGCTGCCGCATGGGGATGAGGCGCCCTTTGTTGCCTACCTGGTGGTGGGGCAGTGCTGTCTGGCGGCGGGTGTCGTGCTGTGCAGCCCGGCGCTCGTGCATCTGGTGGATCGCGGCCTGAGTCCGCTGCTGGCCCGCGCCCTGGGCATCCCGCCGCGGCTGCTGTTGAGTCAGATTTCATCGAACTTGTCCCGCACCCTCGCCACGTCTGTCGCCCTCAGCGTCGGGCTCGGCCTGCTCATCGGCATTCACGTCTGGGGGCATACCATGCTGGGCGGGTTCCTTCCCGGTCGCTGGGCGCCGGACGCGATGATCGCCTTCCGCCCGGGCGGCATCGATCCCGCCGCGGCCGCCCAGATGAGTTCGTGGAAAGGCATCACGGAAGCCCTGCCGGTGGTCGTGGAACAACCCCGGCTCAAGGAGGATCTCACCCACAGTGCGGTGCGCGCCACCGTGGTGCGGCAGGACAGCGTTGTCATCGTGGGGGTGGATGCCCAGCGTGCCTTTGGCGGGAGCTCGCCGCTGTTCAAGTTTCAGTGGGTTCAAGGTCATGCGGAGCAGGCCGTGGCGCTGCTCCGGCAGGGGCGCGGTTGCATCGTGCCCGATCACTTTCTGAGGGAGTCCGGATTGAAGCTGGGGGATTCCTTTGAGCTGGTGCCGCCGGAACGTCCCGGGCAGCCGGTCGCCTACGTCATCGCGGCCACCGTGAAGATGCCCGGCTGGCATTGGCAGACGAAACCCACCGGCATGCGCACCCGCACCCACCGGGCGGCTGCCCTGGTCTTCGCGGACTACGCCACGGTGGCGCAGGACTTCCAGTTTCAGGCCGTCCCGTACGTGTGGCTCAACTGGGACCTTGACCAGACCCGCAGAGAGGCGGTGGAGGAGGCCGCCAGAAGGTTGTTGGAAATCTCCTCCGGAAAACCCGCTGTGGTGGGCGATCCGACCGCTGGGAGTGAGCAGCCCTACATCAAGTTGCACAGCATCGAGGACATTCGTGACATCGTGAATGCCCACTCCCGGCAGTGGCTCTGGGTCCTGAGCCGGCTGCCAGTGGTGGTGCTTCTCATCACCTCGGTGGGAGTGTTCAACACTCTGCTCGCCTCGGTGCATGCGCGGCGCTGGGACTTTGGCATTCTACGCTCCGTCGGCTACACCCGCAGCCTGTTGGTGCGTCTGGTGGTGGCGGAGGGTGTTTTGATCGGTGTCGTCGCAGGCGGCCTAAGCCTGGTATTTGGCACCCTTTCTGGATGGTGCGGCGCTGGCATGTCACGCTATATCAGCTTCTTTGGAGGGATGAACACCGATCTTGTCGTGCCCTGGCCGGAGGTGCTCAGCAGCTTGGCCGCTGTCCTCCTGCTGTCCAGCCTTGCCGCCCTGTGGCCCGCAATCTCCATCGGGCGCACCAAGCCGCTGCATCTCCTCCAACAGGGCCGGGGAGGCTTCTAA
- a CDS encoding DUF2218 domain-containing protein, which translates to MTTLTRSGTAEVQNGRRYINILCKHWARKFDVQLDDEGAKVVFPKEEDDPDYPEDATALFRSTESRLDVHLTAFTMTQLDAYWGAIDDHLDRFAAREGGLRLIWETP; encoded by the coding sequence ATGACCACTCTCACACGCAGCGGCACGGCCGAAGTCCAAAACGGCCGACGCTATATCAACATTCTCTGCAAGCATTGGGCGCGCAAATTCGACGTCCAGCTTGATGACGAGGGGGCCAAAGTCGTTTTTCCAAAAGAAGAAGACGACCCCGACTATCCCGAGGATGCGACGGCCCTCTTCCGCTCGACGGAGTCCCGGCTCGATGTCCATCTCACTGCGTTCACAATGACACAGCTCGACGCCTACTGGGGCGCGATTGATGACCACCTCGACCGCTTCGCGGCACGCGAGGGCGGCCTGCGCCTGATTTGGGAAACACCCTAG